One region of Bacillota bacterium genomic DNA includes:
- a CDS encoding UDP-N-acetylglucosamine 1-carboxyvinyltransferase, protein MSKLRVVGGRPLHGTIRASGSKNATVAAIPAALLARGPSRLENVPAIGDVHVFINILRELGADISWRGPGMLEINPNGFQCWKAPYDLVKRLRASYYLLGVLLARFGQAEVALPGGCDIGVRPIDLHIKGFRALGAEVSLEYGVVKARAERLRGATIYLDDASVGATINIMLAACVAEGTTVIENAAREPHVADVANYLNAMGARIHGAGTEFIRIQGVPYLVGGEHAIIPDEIEVGTYMMAAVATGGEVCIENAIAKHLEAVAAKLRETGAEVETNGDWIRVRGPRRPRAANVRTLRYPGFPTDLQQPYVSVAALAEGVSVIHETIYENRFTFVSELLRMGARIKVEGRTAIVEGVERLLGAPVRARNDLRGGAALVVAALAAEGESEIDDLQYIERGYERLDEKLRALGAQVTRVP, encoded by the coding sequence TTGTCTAAACTCAGGGTGGTGGGGGGGCGTCCCCTCCACGGCACAATCAGAGCGTCGGGATCCAAGAATGCGACGGTGGCGGCTATTCCCGCCGCGCTGCTGGCGCGGGGCCCCAGCCGCCTTGAGAACGTCCCTGCTATAGGCGACGTGCATGTGTTCATCAACATCCTGCGGGAGTTGGGGGCCGACATATCCTGGCGGGGGCCGGGCATGCTGGAGATAAATCCCAACGGGTTCCAGTGCTGGAAGGCCCCCTACGACCTGGTGAAGAGGCTGCGGGCCTCCTACTACTTGCTGGGGGTGCTGCTGGCCAGGTTCGGACAGGCCGAGGTCGCCCTTCCCGGGGGATGCGACATCGGTGTTCGCCCCATTGACCTGCACATTAAGGGTTTCAGGGCCCTGGGGGCAGAGGTGAGCCTGGAGTACGGGGTGGTCAAGGCGCGCGCCGAGCGCCTGCGGGGCGCCACCATCTACCTGGATGACGCCAGCGTGGGGGCCACCATCAACATCATGCTGGCGGCGTGCGTGGCCGAGGGCACCACGGTTATCGAGAACGCAGCCCGCGAACCCCACGTGGCCGACGTGGCGAACTACCTCAACGCCATGGGGGCCCGCATCCACGGTGCCGGTACCGAATTCATTCGCATCCAGGGCGTCCCTTACCTGGTGGGTGGCGAGCACGCCATCATCCCAGACGAGATCGAAGTGGGCACCTACATGATGGCTGCGGTCGCCACCGGGGGCGAAGTTTGCATAGAGAACGCCATCGCCAAGCACCTGGAGGCGGTGGCGGCCAAATTGAGGGAGACGGGCGCGGAGGTGGAAACCAACGGCGACTGGATTCGGGTGAGGGGCCCTCGCAGGCCCCGGGCTGCCAACGTGCGCACCCTGCGCTACCCCGGATTCCCCACTGACCTGCAGCAGCCCTACGTATCCGTAGCGGCACTGGCTGAGGGAGTGAGCGTGATCCACGAGACCATATACGAGAACCGTTTCACCTTCGTGAGCGAACTTCTGCGCATGGGGGCCAGGATCAAGGTGGAAGGCCGCACGGCCATCGTGGAGGGTGTGGAGCGGCTGCTGGGGGCGCCGGTGCGGGCCCGCAACGATCTGCGGGGTGGAGCTGCCCTGGTGGTGGCAGCCCTGGCTGCCGAGGGGGAATCGGAGATCGACGACCTGCAGTACATCGAACGCGGCTACGAGCGCCTGGACGAAAAGCTGCGCGCGCTGGGCGCTCAGGTGACGCGCGTGCCTTAA
- a CDS encoding trypsin-like peptidase domain-containing protein gives MSYFYGPLEPKRRIFSVRFLAVVVLVACVLGALGFGVLAPDAWVASVRGIRRPQPVTVAPVHASPVLPGAEWPVVAVAERVGPSVVGIEATVYYWGWSRETKGGSGVILTQDGYIVTNHHVIEGAREVTVILPDKRRVPARVVGSDGLYDLAVLKVDVVGLKPAAFGDSDALKVGELAVAIGNPVGPAFERTVTAGIISGLNRAVQIEERDYILELIQTDAAINPGNSGGPLCNSRGEVIGINTIKVIVPNVEGMGLAIPSKMVLRVVNELMQYGRVIRPRLGVGLYDPRALNIPKGVPVQEVDPRGPAAAAGIRAGDIILALGGREVNSLAEFRTALYEHRPGDKLQVVVQRGNRRLEFTVTLAEAP, from the coding sequence GTGAGCTACTTCTATGGTCCGCTGGAACCAAAGAGACGCATATTCTCGGTCCGATTCCTGGCCGTCGTGGTACTGGTAGCCTGTGTCCTGGGGGCCCTCGGTTTCGGAGTCCTGGCCCCTGATGCCTGGGTTGCATCGGTGCGCGGTATCCGCAGGCCCCAGCCGGTGACCGTGGCTCCGGTCCACGCCTCTCCCGTTTTGCCGGGGGCAGAGTGGCCGGTGGTGGCCGTGGCCGAGAGAGTGGGCCCCTCGGTCGTGGGCATCGAGGCGACGGTGTACTACTGGGGTTGGTCCCGCGAGACCAAGGGAGGCTCGGGCGTCATCCTGACCCAGGACGGGTACATCGTCACCAACCATCACGTGATAGAGGGAGCCCGCGAGGTCACGGTCATCCTGCCCGACAAGCGCCGGGTTCCCGCCCGCGTGGTGGGTTCCGATGGCCTCTACGACCTGGCCGTGCTGAAGGTGGACGTGGTCGGCCTCAAGCCGGCTGCGTTCGGCGATTCCGACGCCCTCAAGGTGGGGGAGCTGGCGGTGGCCATTGGGAACCCGGTGGGTCCGGCCTTTGAGCGCACGGTGACCGCCGGCATCATCAGCGGGTTGAACCGGGCTGTACAGATCGAGGAGAGGGACTACATCCTCGAGCTGATCCAGACCGATGCCGCGATCAACCCCGGCAACAGCGGTGGCCCCCTGTGCAACTCCCGGGGTGAGGTAATCGGCATAAACACCATCAAGGTCATCGTACCCAACGTGGAGGGCATGGGACTGGCCATCCCGTCCAAGATGGTGCTGCGGGTGGTCAACGAGCTCATGCAGTACGGCCGAGTGATCCGGCCTCGTCTGGGGGTGGGCCTGTACGATCCGCGCGCGCTGAACATCCCGAAGGGGGTTCCCGTGCAGGAGGTCGATCCCCGTGGCCCGGCGGCAGCGGCCGGCATCAGGGCAGGGGACATCATCCTCGCCCTGGGCGGGCGCGAGGTGAACTCCCTGGCCGAGTTCCGCACCGCCCTGTACGAGCACCGTCCCGGCGACAAGCTGCAGGTGGTGGTCCAGCGCGGCAACCGGCGCCTTGAGTTCACCGTCACCCTCGCAGAAGCCCCGTAA